From bacterium, one genomic window encodes:
- a CDS encoding chloride channel protein → MSAILSTMVRRVFRKSLVKVRGVHMHQHVYLSIVAIIIGILGGYGALLFRYAIKATQYIFYQNTRDFLTFANTLPFYLKIALPALGGLIVGPLVYFGAREAKGHGVPVVMEAVALRDGHIRPRVALVTILASGITIGSGGSVGREGPIVQIGSSIGSTIGQLLKAPPLRQRTLVGCGAAAGLAATFNAPIAGALFAAEVILGEFGLATFSPVVLSSVTATTISRHYFGDFPAFIIPTYKLVSLWEFLFYPVLGVIVGFVSLLFILTVNKSEDLFDALKMPEYLKPALGGLMLGCLLIVWPNVFGVGYGSINLSLTNQLPFIILLTLVFVKILATSITVGSGGSGGIFAPSLFIGAMTGGFFGWTVHESFPLITADSGAYAMVAMGALVAGTTHAPITAMIIIFELTSTYEIILPLMITCMLSTLITTSLKRDSIYTSKLARKGVEITQGWEQSVLRSLKVRDVASDQVVTVPEGMNLIDIVEMLKEENVSYLHMVGDDGRLKGIISFTDIRSALQEEGLEYLVIARDVATTNVITITPSDSIQDALYKMGRNGISHLPVVEEDDREKVIGTLNKKDVMDIYNRAVINREEM, encoded by the coding sequence GTGTCGGCTATACTATCCACTATGGTACGGAGGGTTTTTCGAAAGAGCCTGGTTAAAGTGCGCGGTGTGCATATGCACCAGCACGTCTATCTTTCCATTGTTGCCATCATCATCGGCATCCTGGGTGGTTACGGGGCCCTTCTTTTCCGCTACGCCATTAAAGCGACTCAGTACATTTTTTACCAGAACACTCGTGATTTCCTGACCTTCGCCAATACTCTGCCATTTTATCTCAAGATAGCCCTGCCGGCCCTGGGCGGGCTTATCGTGGGGCCTTTGGTCTATTTCGGGGCACGGGAGGCCAAGGGACATGGGGTGCCTGTGGTGATGGAGGCTGTGGCCCTCAGGGATGGGCACATCCGTCCCAGGGTGGCACTCGTGACGATCCTTGCATCCGGGATCACCATCGGCTCGGGAGGTTCTGTAGGCCGGGAAGGACCCATCGTCCAGATCGGTTCATCCATCGGTTCAACCATCGGTCAGCTATTGAAAGCACCGCCGCTCAGGCAGAGAACTCTGGTCGGCTGCGGCGCTGCAGCGGGTTTAGCGGCCACCTTCAACGCTCCTATTGCCGGGGCGCTCTTTGCGGCGGAGGTCATCCTGGGTGAGTTCGGTCTGGCCACTTTTTCCCCGGTGGTCCTCTCTTCCGTTACCGCAACGACGATCTCGCGGCACTACTTCGGTGATTTCCCTGCCTTTATCATCCCGACATACAAACTGGTTTCTTTGTGGGAATTTCTTTTCTACCCGGTTCTGGGCGTTATCGTGGGGTTTGTGTCGCTCCTGTTCATCCTGACGGTCAACAAGAGCGAAGATCTGTTTGATGCCCTGAAGATGCCCGAGTATCTCAAACCTGCACTGGGCGGACTCATGCTGGGGTGTCTGCTTATCGTCTGGCCCAATGTCTTCGGCGTGGGCTATGGTAGCATCAACCTTTCCCTTACGAACCAGCTTCCCTTTATAATTCTGCTGACTCTTGTTTTCGTCAAGATCCTGGCCACCTCAATCACGGTCGGCAGCGGCGGGTCAGGGGGGATCTTCGCGCCCTCTCTCTTCATAGGGGCCATGACTGGCGGGTTTTTCGGCTGGACAGTCCACGAGTCCTTTCCGCTGATCACAGCCGATTCCGGAGCCTACGCCATGGTGGCCATGGGCGCTCTGGTGGCCGGCACGACCCATGCGCCCATAACAGCCATGATCATCATCTTCGAGCTCACCTCTACATACGAGATCATCCTGCCCCTGATGATCACCTGCATGCTGAGTACCCTCATCACGACCTCCCTGAAGCGTGATTCCATCTATACCAGCAAGCTGGCCAGGAAAGGTGTTGAGATCACCCAGGGTTGGGAGCAGAGCGTCCTGCGATCCCTCAAGGTAAGGGATGTCGCAAGCGATCAGGTCGTTACCGTACCGGAGGGTATGAACCTGATTGATATCGTAGAAATGCTGAAAGAGGAAAACGTGTCGTACCTGCATATGGTAGGGGATGACGGGCGTCTGAAGGGGATTATTTCCTTCACTGATATACGGTCAGCGCTTCAGGAGGAGGGACTGGAGTATCTGGTTATCGCAAGGGATGTGGCCACAACCAATGTCATTACGATCACCCCTTCCGACAGTATTCAGGACGCCCTTTATAAGATGGGCAGGAACGGGATATCCCATCTGCCGGTGGTGGAGGAGGATGACCGCGAGAAAGTCATCGGCACTTTGAACAAGAAGGATGTTATGGATATCTATAACAGGGCTGTTATAAACAGGGAGGAAATGTAG
- the ftsY gene encoding signal recognition particle-docking protein FtsY, whose protein sequence is MSTEKDQDLYRRGLEKTRGSLWGRIKTVFGGKSSIGEDELEQLEEILITGDVGMQYTMKLVKDLRRSVTQDLSDSQLQSYLRGWIEGVVKTKPPAGELRDLSSPASGPRVTLIVGVNGTGKTTTIGKLAHRLKQAGKSCMVVGADTYRAAAMKQLQIWSERSGATFLGGQEGGDPAAVVHDALTSALKSKVSNILIDTAGRLHTKEPLMRELEKIRNVAERIIEGAPHEVLLILDATTGQNALVQAKQFVQAVGVTGIVMTKMDGSARGGILIPVAGELGLPVLFVGLGEGLEDLVPFDAGKYAKGLIG, encoded by the coding sequence ATGAGCACTGAAAAGGATCAGGATCTTTACCGACGCGGCCTCGAGAAGACCCGTGGATCACTTTGGGGCCGTATAAAGACCGTTTTCGGAGGAAAATCCTCCATCGGTGAGGATGAACTCGAGCAGTTGGAGGAGATCCTCATCACCGGCGATGTGGGGATGCAGTACACCATGAAGCTGGTGAAGGACCTTCGTCGTTCTGTTACCCAGGATCTGTCCGACTCTCAACTGCAATCCTATCTCAGGGGCTGGATCGAGGGAGTTGTAAAGACAAAACCACCTGCCGGGGAACTCCGGGACTTATCTTCTCCAGCCAGCGGGCCGAGGGTCACTTTGATCGTGGGGGTAAACGGTACCGGCAAGACGACTACTATCGGAAAGCTGGCCCACAGATTAAAGCAGGCTGGTAAGTCCTGCATGGTGGTTGGAGCGGACACCTACCGGGCAGCTGCGATGAAGCAGCTGCAGATATGGTCTGAACGGTCAGGAGCCACGTTCCTTGGAGGGCAGGAAGGCGGTGATCCGGCGGCAGTGGTTCACGATGCCCTTACAAGTGCCTTAAAATCTAAAGTGAGCAATATACTCATTGATACCGCAGGCAGGCTCCACACGAAAGAGCCCCTCATGAGGGAACTCGAGAAGATACGGAACGTAGCCGAAAGGATCATTGAAGGTGCTCCCCATGAGGTCCTTCTTATCCTGGACGCGACCACTGGACAGAACGCGCTGGTTCAGGCAAAACAGTTCGTCCAGGCCGTTGGAGTTACAGGAATAGTCATGACCAAGATGGACGGTTCAGCAAGGGGCGGGATCCTCATCCCCGTTGCGGGGGAGTTGGGCCTCCCTGTGCTCTTTGTCGGGCTGGGAGAGGGGCTGGAAGACCTGGTGCCCTTCGATGCCGGAAAGTACGCGAAAGGCCTCATTGGTTAA
- a CDS encoding roadblock/LC7 domain-containing protein — protein MPFKEVLGQVVGSVRGGIGAILVDDEGEAVDVFTRGDGYEIRLAGAHHSIIIALLDEAMKSVESGDSLQGLSVKSEQITYTMLPVQVGLFVVLMQDDTGIPSQGMKVLKDAVRDIAALI, from the coding sequence ATGCCGTTCAAGGAAGTTCTCGGGCAGGTAGTTGGATCGGTCAGGGGTGGTATCGGAGCCATCCTCGTTGATGATGAGGGAGAGGCTGTGGATGTTTTCACCCGGGGAGACGGTTATGAGATCCGCCTGGCTGGAGCCCACCACAGCATTATCATTGCCCTTCTCGATGAGGCCATGAAAAGTGTTGAAAGCGGGGACAGCCTCCAAGGTTTATCCGTTAAGTCTGAACAAATCACCTACACAATGCTGCCTGTGCAGGTGGGGCTGTTCGTTGTACTGATGCAGGACGACACCGGAATCCCTTCCCAGGGTATGAAGGTGCTGAAAGATGCTGTTCGTGATATCGCAGCCCTCATATGA
- the smc gene encoding chromosome segregation protein SMC, protein MRLKRLEIHGFKSFPDRTVFKFQEDGLTVVVGPNGCGKSNIVDAVRWALGEQSAKLLRGQMMEDVIFNGSDKRKPAGRAEVTLVFDNQGKLENQWRDYSEISISRQLFRTGESEYLINGVSCRLKDIRELIADAGGSSRGYSIVEQGRISLLINSKPEEKRAHIEEAAGVLKYRMRRLEAERKMERTRQNLLRVSDVIREIQRQLNSMKRSAAKARRYRLFRDELSSLDLRLRFEDFTSVETSLAEKVKELTSKKENLTDLENHLSVLESKEETIRGELVTGEGKITEGFEAVRAVESEIARIEGEVSIGEASVRSLTERLERLNEDESDLSRQTESDRTQLQQLELELAAIEGEHEKFAAELTDAQETFNGAESKLAMVRGELEIGRNKLFALGNDRNRLEMEMDSSIRSRGSLERRRVESAQRSSDLQARMEGFQKDILAREEECKKTGEDARTKASELAALREGIRESKVTISEAQSALSILYEKQAETRGLQKTLVALEEQMEGLPEGVRHVMRGYAETGQAGILGVVADHIDVPQQYEKAVMAVLGERLDHVIVEGPDIGRSAVDYLKQQAGGRGSFIPKTPRANGNGNGSLKQVQGTGVIGPLTDIVKFSSSLNGVGDFLLGDALLVEDLKLAMDLWRRNGITATLVTLDGDVVEPTGIITGGNQDVEETPLARKRKIRELDLEGKKIETDLERVRRTRTDLQEKIAVDEKTLAELEERARETERALLSAQSSLSMAVRELEQLNGTHGDLRSEIELADLEDRELGETIDRCVARLSQLDTEEEAARLGLTALEEQIPGLNVELEDSRGALEKVRIRVNTVGLRRENSQRALQTAEDRNREIEDRKVRISREMADASSRMEMYRAEIEKGRAKVMGSVSVLEEKKESLRILRKNQDEARLQADELAADARDHRTKVSILREEASGIDIRIHELRTERQHIVERVLEEHRQDVMELTCDSFEESEFDHKAAEERISFLREKISQMGEVNPGAVEEFEELSERFEFLSSQKADLETSIESLQKAIRKINRTSRERFLETFTQVSDNFSTLFPRLFNGGSAEMILMDESDPLNTGVEIQVRLPGKRLKNMQLLSGGEKALVSLTMILSMFLAKPSPVCILDEVDAPLDDENLGNFARIIREMSEKYQFMVISHNKLTMEAADVLYGITMREPGSSQVVSVRLKDVA, encoded by the coding sequence ATGCGCCTTAAACGTCTCGAAATACATGGTTTCAAATCCTTCCCGGACAGGACCGTCTTCAAGTTCCAGGAGGACGGCCTCACTGTCGTGGTTGGCCCCAACGGGTGCGGGAAGAGTAATATCGTTGATGCCGTACGGTGGGCTTTGGGAGAGCAGAGCGCCAAACTTCTCCGCGGGCAGATGATGGAAGATGTCATCTTTAACGGGAGTGATAAGAGAAAGCCGGCCGGCAGGGCAGAGGTCACCCTTGTTTTCGATAACCAGGGGAAGCTGGAGAACCAGTGGAGAGACTATTCGGAGATATCTATCAGCCGTCAACTCTTCAGGACAGGGGAGAGCGAATATCTCATTAACGGTGTTTCCTGCAGGCTGAAGGATATCCGTGAACTCATCGCCGACGCCGGTGGCAGCAGCCGGGGTTATTCCATTGTTGAACAGGGGAGGATATCTCTTCTGATCAACTCTAAACCGGAAGAAAAACGAGCTCACATCGAAGAGGCTGCGGGTGTTCTGAAGTACAGGATGCGGCGCCTCGAAGCTGAAAGGAAGATGGAACGAACCCGGCAGAACCTGCTGCGCGTCTCAGATGTGATCCGCGAGATCCAGCGCCAGCTGAACTCCATGAAAAGATCGGCGGCCAAAGCAAGGCGGTATCGTTTGTTCCGGGACGAACTTTCATCCCTTGATCTCAGGTTGAGGTTCGAGGATTTCACCTCCGTTGAGACCAGCCTCGCCGAAAAGGTGAAAGAACTGACCAGTAAAAAGGAAAATCTTACTGATCTTGAGAACCACCTTTCAGTTCTGGAGTCAAAAGAGGAGACTATCAGGGGCGAGCTGGTAACCGGCGAGGGAAAGATAACGGAAGGATTTGAGGCGGTCAGGGCGGTGGAGTCAGAGATCGCCCGTATCGAGGGAGAGGTTTCCATCGGTGAGGCGTCTGTCCGGTCCCTTACCGAACGGCTGGAGCGGCTTAATGAAGACGAGTCCGACCTCAGCAGACAGACAGAGTCTGACCGAACCCAGTTGCAGCAGCTGGAATTAGAACTGGCCGCCATTGAGGGCGAGCATGAAAAGTTTGCTGCTGAGCTGACAGACGCACAGGAAACCTTTAATGGGGCCGAGTCGAAGCTGGCCATGGTCAGAGGAGAGCTGGAGATAGGGAGAAACAAGCTTTTCGCACTTGGAAACGATCGGAACCGGCTTGAAATGGAAATGGACTCCAGTATTCGATCCAGGGGAAGCCTTGAAAGGCGACGGGTGGAATCTGCCCAGAGGTCTTCTGACCTTCAGGCCAGGATGGAGGGTTTTCAAAAGGACATACTTGCCAGGGAAGAGGAGTGTAAAAAGACCGGAGAGGATGCCCGGACCAAAGCCTCTGAACTGGCTGCTTTAAGGGAGGGCATCAGGGAGTCCAAGGTGACCATTTCTGAAGCCCAATCGGCTCTGTCGATTCTTTATGAGAAGCAGGCAGAGACCAGAGGTCTCCAGAAGACTCTGGTGGCCCTTGAGGAACAGATGGAGGGGCTTCCCGAAGGAGTTCGGCATGTCATGAGAGGCTACGCCGAGACAGGCCAGGCCGGTATTCTTGGAGTGGTGGCTGACCATATCGATGTACCCCAGCAGTATGAAAAGGCGGTCATGGCCGTGCTGGGTGAGAGGTTGGACCACGTTATTGTGGAGGGGCCTGACATCGGTCGTTCGGCGGTGGATTACCTCAAGCAGCAAGCTGGCGGACGGGGAAGCTTTATCCCGAAAACACCACGTGCCAACGGGAACGGGAATGGTAGCCTGAAGCAGGTCCAGGGAACCGGGGTTATCGGCCCTCTGACTGACATTGTCAAATTCTCCTCATCCCTCAACGGTGTCGGAGATTTCCTTCTGGGTGATGCTCTGCTTGTTGAAGATCTGAAGCTTGCCATGGACCTGTGGCGCCGGAACGGGATCACAGCCACCCTGGTAACCCTGGATGGTGACGTTGTTGAGCCTACGGGGATCATCACCGGCGGGAATCAGGATGTTGAAGAAACACCTCTGGCAAGGAAGAGGAAGATACGCGAACTGGATCTGGAAGGTAAAAAAATAGAGACCGATCTGGAACGGGTGAGAAGAACCAGGACCGACCTGCAAGAAAAGATTGCCGTGGACGAGAAGACGCTGGCTGAACTGGAGGAGAGGGCCCGTGAAACAGAGCGCGCACTGCTCTCTGCCCAAAGTTCCTTATCCATGGCCGTTAGAGAGTTAGAGCAGCTCAACGGTACCCATGGAGACCTTCGATCGGAGATAGAGCTTGCTGACCTCGAGGATAGGGAGCTGGGCGAGACCATTGATCGGTGTGTGGCCAGGCTTAGCCAGTTGGATACGGAAGAAGAGGCCGCACGACTTGGGTTAACTGCACTGGAGGAACAGATTCCCGGACTCAACGTGGAACTGGAAGATAGCAGAGGGGCCCTTGAGAAGGTTCGAATAAGAGTGAACACCGTTGGACTGAGGCGTGAAAACTCCCAGCGGGCCCTTCAGACGGCCGAAGATCGCAACCGGGAGATCGAGGATAGAAAGGTGCGCATATCCAGAGAAATGGCTGATGCCAGTTCCCGGATGGAAATGTACAGAGCTGAAATTGAAAAGGGCAGAGCTAAAGTAATGGGCTCCGTAAGTGTACTTGAGGAAAAAAAGGAATCCCTCCGGATACTGCGCAAGAATCAGGACGAAGCCCGGCTTCAGGCAGATGAACTTGCGGCGGATGCCAGGGATCACAGGACAAAGGTAAGTATTTTACGAGAGGAAGCCTCCGGGATCGACATTCGGATCCATGAACTGAGAACCGAGAGGCAGCACATCGTGGAAAGGGTCCTGGAAGAGCATCGGCAGGATGTGATGGAACTTACCTGTGACAGCTTTGAGGAGTCGGAGTTCGATCACAAGGCTGCCGAAGAGAGGATATCTTTCCTTCGTGAAAAGATATCCCAGATGGGTGAAGTCAACCCGGGAGCCGTGGAGGAGTTCGAGGAACTCAGTGAACGGTTTGAATTCCTCAGTTCCCAGAAGGCGGACCTTGAGACCTCCATCGAATCACTCCAGAAAGCCATCCGGAAGATCAACCGCACAAGCAGGGAAAGGTTCCTGGAAACCTTCACCCAGGTATCAGATAACTTTTCCACCCTCTTTCCAAGGCTGTTTAACGGGGGCAGTGCCGAAATGATCCTCATGGATGAATCTGACCCTCTCAATACCGGTGTAGAGATACAGGTTCGCCTGCCGGGCAAGCGCCTCAAGAACATGCAGCTTCTTTCCGGGGGAGAGAAAGCCCTCGTAAGCCTCACAATGATACTATCCATGTTCCTTGCCAAACCCAGCCCGGTTTGCATTCTGGATGAGGTGGATGCCCCGCTGGACGATGAGAACCTGGGCAACTTTGCCAGGATCATCCGCGAGATGTCCGAAAAGTACCAGTTCATGGTCATCAGTCACAACAAACTTACGATGGAGGCAGCGGACGTTCTGTACGGGATCACCATGAGAGAGCCGGGTTCCTCCCAGGTGGTTTCCGTCCGTCTCAAGGATGTGGCCTGA
- the lexA gene encoding transcriptional repressor LexA yields the protein MKTLTFRQEQVLDFILEHISGNGYPPTLREIAGQFHLSGPRAAVKHLDALQRKGHIRRNTGTSRGIEVLHWKPSPPQPEKNTGPGILVPVLGTVPAGPMDLAVQENGNTLLLDPSMAGEGTFLLQVKGDSMTGDHILPGDMVLIKKQDTADDGDLVVALIEEEATLKRYRRDGKKVTLLPSNPDYQPMIFDGTSRAISIIGKVKAVIRITDR from the coding sequence TTGAAGACATTAACTTTCCGCCAGGAGCAGGTCCTGGATTTCATCCTGGAGCACATCTCCGGCAACGGCTACCCCCCTACCCTCAGGGAGATCGCGGGGCAGTTCCACCTCTCGGGCCCCAGGGCCGCCGTCAAACATCTGGACGCACTCCAGCGCAAAGGTCATATCAGAAGAAACACAGGGACGTCCAGAGGAATTGAAGTCCTCCACTGGAAACCGTCCCCTCCCCAGCCTGAGAAGAATACAGGCCCTGGCATTCTGGTCCCTGTTCTGGGAACCGTTCCGGCAGGTCCCATGGACCTGGCTGTCCAGGAGAATGGGAACACCCTTCTCCTCGATCCGTCCATGGCAGGCGAAGGAACCTTCCTCCTCCAGGTCAAGGGCGACAGCATGACAGGAGATCACATTTTGCCCGGAGACATGGTCCTGATAAAGAAACAGGATACTGCTGATGACGGGGACCTGGTGGTGGCCCTCATCGAAGAAGAGGCCACTTTGAAGCGGTACCGGCGCGACGGGAAGAAGGTCACCCTCCTCCCCTCCAACCCTGATTATCAGCCGATGATCTTCGATGGGACCTCCCGTGCCATCAGTATTATCGGCAAGGTCAAGGCTGTGATCAGGATCACCGACAGATAG
- the dinB gene encoding DNA polymerase IV, with protein MNRTIMHVDMDAFFASVEELANPSLRGKALVVAGPGERSIITTASYPARKHGIKTGMTIRQAKALWRDIVVVHSDHRKYTDASKKVMTALESITPDIDITSIDEAFLDITSIIRAGDTPRTLGTEIKRRIKKDTGLTCSVGIAQNRLMAKLASDMNKPDGLTILEPGKVKALLEQTPVGKICGIGPVTTKALNEMGLKTCGQLGSYPVDLLMRRFGSYGVRLSEMGRGEDDHHEGYGSEANPSVKSIGHSVTLSRDLSDRQSMGKILQTLSEMVGRRARRHKCGGKSITLIWRYDDFSNRTRSTTLSTPICRTEEIYRYSIWLLEKIEIVRPVRLLGISLSHLNFEAQTASLLPEEIRQEEVQKALDGINDRFGEFTLAYAETVPDLRTQKVIPPSWRPKGIKNSV; from the coding sequence ATGAACCGGACGATCATGCATGTGGACATGGACGCGTTTTTCGCCTCGGTGGAGGAGCTGGCTAACCCCTCCCTTCGGGGAAAGGCGCTTGTGGTTGCCGGTCCTGGTGAAAGAAGCATTATCACCACGGCCTCCTACCCGGCAAGGAAACACGGCATAAAGACAGGTATGACGATCAGGCAGGCCAAAGCCCTCTGGCGGGATATCGTTGTGGTCCATTCCGATCACAGGAAATATACCGACGCATCAAAAAAAGTCATGACCGCTCTGGAATCGATCACCCCAGATATCGACATAACTTCAATAGATGAAGCCTTCCTTGATATAACTTCCATAATACGAGCCGGGGACACACCCCGGACCCTGGGAACGGAGATAAAAAGAAGGATCAAGAAAGATACCGGCCTGACCTGTTCGGTGGGGATCGCCCAGAACAGGCTCATGGCCAAACTTGCCAGCGACATGAACAAGCCGGACGGGCTGACAATTCTGGAGCCAGGGAAGGTAAAGGCCCTTCTCGAACAGACGCCGGTGGGGAAAATCTGCGGGATCGGTCCGGTGACCACAAAGGCCCTCAACGAGATGGGTTTGAAAACATGCGGCCAATTGGGCAGCTACCCTGTTGATCTGCTTATGAGACGTTTCGGATCTTATGGAGTCAGACTGTCAGAAATGGGCCGCGGTGAGGATGACCACCATGAAGGTTATGGTAGTGAAGCGAATCCCTCCGTCAAGAGCATAGGGCACTCGGTAACTTTATCCAGAGATCTGTCCGATCGTCAATCCATGGGCAAGATCCTCCAGACCCTGTCAGAGATGGTTGGCAGAAGGGCGCGCCGTCATAAATGCGGTGGTAAGAGCATCACCCTTATCTGGCGGTACGACGATTTTTCAAATCGAACACGCAGTACTACCCTCTCCACTCCCATATGCAGAACTGAAGAGATTTACAGGTACTCCATTTGGCTCCTGGAAAAGATCGAAATTGTACGACCAGTCCGGCTTCTTGGAATATCCCTTTCACATTTGAATTTCGAGGCCCAAACAGCCAGCCTGCTCCCGGAGGAGATCCGCCAAGAGGAGGTTCAAAAGGCCCTGGATGGAATAAACGACCGCTTCGGTGAATTCACCCTGGCCTATGCCGAAACCGTGCCTGATCTTCGCACACAAAAGGTGATTCCACCTTCCTGGAGACCGAAGGGGATAAAGAATAGTGTCTAA
- a CDS encoding deoxyguanosinetriphosphate triphosphohydrolase, translating into MLRVEREQKERNELSDIGALNSLSRGRQYSEEEHRYRLAFERDRDRIIHCSAFRRMEYKTQVFFYHEGDYFRTRLTHSLEVAQISRSAALALDLNETLAEAVALAHDLGHTPFGHAGERVMDDLMADDGGFEHNTQTLRVVDLLEDRYPHFPGLNLTWEVREGIAKHSTDYDQPGIAAFGKNQPSLEAQIVELADEIAYNNHDLDDGLTSGMLEQDELSDVTLWRTVTESVRSEMPNISPTMLKHEGIRRIINLQVSDLISTIGRKIGEMGISNREELSRAPERVAAFGPEMEVMNRELKAFLRENLYAHYRVTRMAEKAQRILTDLFNAYLDKPKQLPPTTFRKLQGNGSVKRVICDYMAGMTDKFALEEHRKLFDPHEKV; encoded by the coding sequence ATGCTGAGAGTCGAGAGGGAACAAAAGGAGAGAAATGAGCTTTCCGATATCGGGGCCCTGAACTCCCTGTCCAGGGGACGGCAGTATTCCGAGGAGGAGCATCGGTACCGGCTCGCCTTTGAAAGGGACAGGGACAGGATCATCCATTGCAGCGCCTTCAGGCGGATGGAGTACAAGACCCAGGTCTTCTTCTACCACGAGGGTGACTATTTCCGGACACGTTTGACCCACTCCCTGGAAGTCGCCCAGATCAGCAGGTCGGCAGCCCTGGCCCTGGACCTCAACGAAACCCTCGCCGAAGCGGTGGCCCTTGCCCACGATCTGGGACACACGCCCTTCGGACATGCGGGGGAGCGGGTTATGGACGATCTCATGGCCGATGACGGGGGGTTCGAACATAACACCCAGACCCTTCGGGTAGTGGATCTTCTGGAGGACCGGTACCCCCATTTCCCGGGGCTCAACCTGACCTGGGAGGTCAGGGAGGGGATCGCCAAACACAGTACAGACTACGATCAGCCTGGAATAGCTGCTTTTGGCAAAAACCAGCCATCCCTGGAAGCACAGATCGTGGAACTGGCCGATGAGATCGCCTACAACAACCATGACCTGGATGACGGTCTTACTTCAGGAATGCTCGAACAGGATGAACTCTCTGACGTAACGCTCTGGAGAACCGTCACCGAGTCCGTAAGGTCCGAGATGCCAAACATTTCGCCCACCATGCTTAAGCACGAGGGTATCCGGAGGATCATCAATTTGCAGGTTAGTGATCTTATTTCTACTATCGGAAGAAAGATCGGGGAGATGGGCATCAGCAACAGAGAGGAACTGTCACGGGCGCCGGAGAGAGTGGCTGCCTTCGGACCTGAAATGGAAGTTATGAACAGGGAGTTGAAAGCCTTTCTGCGAGAGAACCTTTACGCGCATTACCGTGTGACCCGCATGGCGGAGAAAGCCCAGCGGATTCTGACAGATCTGTTTAACGCCTATCTGGATAAACCGAAACAGCTGCCCCCAACAACCTTTCGCAAACTTCAGGGGAACGGCAGCGTCAAGAGGGTGATATGTGATTATATGGCCGGGATGACTGACAAGTTTGCACTGGAGGAGCACCGGAAACTGTTCGATCCTCATGAGAAAGTGTAG
- a CDS encoding MgtC/SapB family protein, with translation MENTAALLAFQNYLLAILLGALMGLERELREPRLAGLRTFILVTLFGCICGHIFTLAGDSLILLAGMAAVTVQIALVYFLRAREDMEIGITTSIALLMAFGVGVLLAMKQTAAAVALSLATAVVLYFKLQMHEFSRKLSQHDIYAMFQFGLIAFIILPVLPNRGYGPYEALNPYNIWLMVVIISALNLCGYVTLKLVGHRWGGPVLGILGGLVSSTATTLTFSRHARDSSDSSMLGAVVVSLASTVVLVRIAFLVGIIHFDLLLELAVPLTAMFLAGLIPAVIVWKVTARQEAPVPEASNPAALKPAIIFGLIYAVVLLAVSGGKLLFGNKGVYIVSLISGLTDVDAITLSNSRLALTGRFGIAQAAISILIAYVANLAFKLAMVWVIAPGTMFRWTLLCFLCLALPAIVIVI, from the coding sequence ATGGAAAACACAGCTGCCCTGCTTGCTTTCCAGAATTATCTCCTGGCGATCCTGCTCGGCGCCCTGATGGGTCTCGAACGGGAGTTGCGGGAACCCCGCCTGGCAGGCCTGCGCACCTTTATCCTGGTCACCCTTTTCGGCTGCATCTGCGGACATATCTTTACCCTGGCCGGTGATAGCCTGATCCTTCTGGCCGGCATGGCTGCCGTGACGGTTCAGATCGCACTCGTGTATTTCCTTCGCGCAAGGGAAGACATGGAGATTGGGATCACCACCTCCATCGCACTGCTGATGGCCTTCGGTGTCGGAGTCCTGTTGGCCATGAAACAGACAGCGGCCGCTGTGGCCCTGAGCCTGGCAACAGCCGTCGTCCTCTATTTCAAGCTCCAGATGCACGAGTTCTCCCGCAAGCTGTCCCAGCACGACATCTACGCCATGTTCCAGTTCGGCCTCATCGCTTTTATCATCCTGCCCGTCCTGCCAAACCGCGGCTACGGCCCCTACGAGGCGCTCAACCCCTACAACATCTGGCTCATGGTGGTGATCATCAGCGCACTGAACCTGTGCGGCTACGTGACCTTGAAGCTGGTGGGGCACCGGTGGGGCGGCCCGGTCCTGGGCATCCTCGGGGGCCTGGTGTCCAGCACAGCCACGACCCTGACCTTCAGCCGACATGCAAGGGACAGCTCCGATTCGTCCATGCTTGGGGCGGTTGTCGTATCCCTTGCTTCGACCGTGGTCCTGGTGCGTATCGCGTTTCTGGTGGGGATCATCCATTTCGACCTGCTCCTGGAGCTTGCGGTGCCGCTGACAGCGATGTTCCTTGCAGGACTGATCCCGGCCGTGATCGTGTGGAAGGTGACAGCCAGGCAGGAAGCCCCTGTCCCGGAAGCAAGCAACCCGGCGGCGCTGAAACCGGCTATCATCTTCGGTCTCATCTACGCTGTCGTCCTTCTGGCGGTGTCCGGCGGCAAGCTCCTCTTTGGGAACAAGGGTGTTTACATCGTTTCCCTTATCTCGGGCCTCACCGACGTCGATGCCATCACCCTGTCGAACTCGCGCCTGGCCCTTACCGGACGCTTCGGGATCGCCCAAGCCGCCATCAGCATCCTCATCGCCTACGTGGCCAACCTGGCCTTCAAACTGGCCATGGTCTGGGTCATCGCCCCCGGCACAATGTTCCGGTGGACCCTGCTGTGCTTCCTGTGCCTGGCGCTGCCGGCGATCGTGATCGTTATTTGA